From one Lotus japonicus ecotype B-129 chromosome 3, LjGifu_v1.2 genomic stretch:
- the LOC130748074 gene encoding protein SOSEKI 3-like isoform X2: protein MEARVKKYRQLSPERAKVWTEKSPKYHQHRKVPVVYYLCRNRQLEHPHFMEVPLSSPHGLSLRDVIDKLDALRGRGMAAMYSWSCKRSYKNGFVWHDLSEDDIILPAHGNEYVLKGSELFHESNSDGFSPSNNVKTQRLKKLPEPVSSRRNDESSSSSSMNEKETRNSDEDDPSPGKRAGSSDVSPESRAGNRGSLSSQLTDDKIHKTDGFADASTQTEVNISGHEIQKTCTRGVSTEDVSLEPEIEETCQTQVPQVKDNSEICSDTVSPPLSISSPSSSGGKTETLESLIRADASKMNSFRILQGESIAMQTNTRTKASNLLMQLISCGSLSVKNHSLDLIPSSYKARFSHSKFPSPLFSTSAMLGEFDYLAENPKVMGHRSEDKECFSGSLVESKMLKEEDGHNVQKRSSSFSDERTYQELKSQEIAESSSLGNSKRISLKKQPPIESMRSPVSDGSRRNSMDRIGDLFGSKRITEPSSKKIQSKSINSFGEVEKVIRIEESLLPELEL from the exons ATGGAAGCAAGAGTGAAGAAGTACCGGCAACTAAGTCCGGAGAGGGCCAAAGTGTGGACGGAGAAGTCACCCAAGTATCACCAGCACCGCAAGGTGCCGGTGGTTTATTATCTTTGCCGGAATAGGCAGCTAGAGCATCCTCATTTCATGGAGGTTCCACTTTCATCACCTCATGGTTTATCCTTGAGAG ATGTGATTGATAAACTTGATGCTTTGAGAGGTAGAGGCATGGCTGCCATGTATTCATGGTCTTGTAAGAG AAGCTACAAGAACGGATTTGTGTGGCATGATCTCTCTGAAGATGATATAATTCTACCTGCACATGGAAATGAGTATGTCCTCAAAGGTTCAGAGCTATTTCACGAATCGAATTCAG ATGGTTTCAGTCCCAGTAACAATGTGAAAACACAGAGGCTGAAGAAGTTACCGGAGCCAGTTTCTTCTAGGAGAAATGATgaatcttcctcctcttctagCATGAATGAGAAAGAGACTAGAAACTCCGATGAAGATGATCCTTCCCCGGGAAAACGCGCTGGTTCCTCCGATGTTTCTCCAGAATCTAGAGCTGGAAACAGAGGTTCTCTAAGTTCACAATTGACAGATGACAAAATCCACAAGACTGATGGGTTTGCAGATGCTTCAACCCAAACAGAAGTCAATATTAGTGGACACGAAATCCAGAAAACTTGTACTAGGGGTGTATCAACTGAGGATGTATCATTAGAACCTGAAATCGAAGAAACATGTCAAACCCAAGTGCCACAAGTCAAAGATAATTCAGAAATCTGTAGCGATACTGTTTCTCCACCTCTCTCAATTTCTAGTCCATCCTCTTCTGGAGGGAAGACTGAAACTTTAGAATCCCTGATTAGAGCCGATGCGAGTAAAATGAACAGCTTTAGGATCCTACAAGGGGAGAGCATTGCAATGCAGACCAACACAAGGACGAAGGCCTCAAATTTGCTGATGCAACTGATCTCGTGCGGATCTTTATCAGTGAAAAACCACAGTTTGGACCTTATTCCTTCTTCCTATAAGGCGAGGTTTTCACATTCAAAATTCCCCTCCCCATTGTTCTCAACATCTGCTATGTTGGGGGAATTTGATTACCTAGCAGAGAATCCAAAGGTGATGGGCCACAGATCGGAAGACAAAGAATGTTTTAGTGGGAGCTTAGTTGAGTCTAAAATGCTGAAGGAAGAGGATGGACATAATGTTCAGAAACGCTCTTCTTCTTTCAGTGATGAGAG GACATATCAAGAGCTGAAATCACAAGAAATAGCGGAATCATCATCCTTAGGAAATTCTAAACGCATTTCATTGAAGAAACAGCCACCAATTGAATCAATGAGATCTCCTGTTTCTGATGGATCAAGAAGAAACTCCATGGATAGAATTGGTGACTTGTTCGGCAGCAAAAGAATCACTGAACCTTCATCAAAGAAAATTCAATCTAAGAGTATAAACTCATTTGGTGAAGTTGAGAAGGTGATCAGAATAGAGGAAA GCTTGCTTCCGGAGCTCGAGTTATAA
- the LOC130748074 gene encoding protein SOSEKI 3-like isoform X1 gives MEARVKKYRQLSPERAKVWTEKSPKYHQHRKVPVVYYLCRNRQLEHPHFMEVPLSSPHGLSLRDVIDKLDALRGRGMAAMYSWSCKRSYKNGFVWHDLSEDDIILPAHGNEYVLKGSELFHESNSDGFSPSNNVKTQRLKKLPEPVSSRRNDESSSSSSMNEKETRNSDEDDPSPGKRAGSSDVSPESRAGNRGSLSSQLTDDKIHKTDGFADASTQTEVNISGHEIQKTCTRGVSTEDVSLEPEIEETCQTQVPQVKDNSEICSDTVSPPLSISSPSSSGGKTETLESLIRADASKMNSFRILQGESIAMQTNTRTKASNLLMQLISCGSLSVKNHSLDLIPSSYKARFSHSKFPSPLFSTSAMLGEFDYLAENPKVMGHRSEDKECFSGSLVESKMLKEEDGHNVQKRSSSFSDERTYQELKSQEIAESSSLGNSKRISLKKQPPIESMRSPVSDGSRRNSMDRIGDLFGSKRITEPSSKKIQSKSINSFGEVEKACFRSSSYNPIKNHLVTQLPIAIRNHVSSIFTSISIFLESIACLE, from the exons ATGGAAGCAAGAGTGAAGAAGTACCGGCAACTAAGTCCGGAGAGGGCCAAAGTGTGGACGGAGAAGTCACCCAAGTATCACCAGCACCGCAAGGTGCCGGTGGTTTATTATCTTTGCCGGAATAGGCAGCTAGAGCATCCTCATTTCATGGAGGTTCCACTTTCATCACCTCATGGTTTATCCTTGAGAG ATGTGATTGATAAACTTGATGCTTTGAGAGGTAGAGGCATGGCTGCCATGTATTCATGGTCTTGTAAGAG AAGCTACAAGAACGGATTTGTGTGGCATGATCTCTCTGAAGATGATATAATTCTACCTGCACATGGAAATGAGTATGTCCTCAAAGGTTCAGAGCTATTTCACGAATCGAATTCAG ATGGTTTCAGTCCCAGTAACAATGTGAAAACACAGAGGCTGAAGAAGTTACCGGAGCCAGTTTCTTCTAGGAGAAATGATgaatcttcctcctcttctagCATGAATGAGAAAGAGACTAGAAACTCCGATGAAGATGATCCTTCCCCGGGAAAACGCGCTGGTTCCTCCGATGTTTCTCCAGAATCTAGAGCTGGAAACAGAGGTTCTCTAAGTTCACAATTGACAGATGACAAAATCCACAAGACTGATGGGTTTGCAGATGCTTCAACCCAAACAGAAGTCAATATTAGTGGACACGAAATCCAGAAAACTTGTACTAGGGGTGTATCAACTGAGGATGTATCATTAGAACCTGAAATCGAAGAAACATGTCAAACCCAAGTGCCACAAGTCAAAGATAATTCAGAAATCTGTAGCGATACTGTTTCTCCACCTCTCTCAATTTCTAGTCCATCCTCTTCTGGAGGGAAGACTGAAACTTTAGAATCCCTGATTAGAGCCGATGCGAGTAAAATGAACAGCTTTAGGATCCTACAAGGGGAGAGCATTGCAATGCAGACCAACACAAGGACGAAGGCCTCAAATTTGCTGATGCAACTGATCTCGTGCGGATCTTTATCAGTGAAAAACCACAGTTTGGACCTTATTCCTTCTTCCTATAAGGCGAGGTTTTCACATTCAAAATTCCCCTCCCCATTGTTCTCAACATCTGCTATGTTGGGGGAATTTGATTACCTAGCAGAGAATCCAAAGGTGATGGGCCACAGATCGGAAGACAAAGAATGTTTTAGTGGGAGCTTAGTTGAGTCTAAAATGCTGAAGGAAGAGGATGGACATAATGTTCAGAAACGCTCTTCTTCTTTCAGTGATGAGAG GACATATCAAGAGCTGAAATCACAAGAAATAGCGGAATCATCATCCTTAGGAAATTCTAAACGCATTTCATTGAAGAAACAGCCACCAATTGAATCAATGAGATCTCCTGTTTCTGATGGATCAAGAAGAAACTCCATGGATAGAATTGGTGACTTGTTCGGCAGCAAAAGAATCACTGAACCTTCATCAAAGAAAATTCAATCTAAGAGTATAAACTCATTTGGTGAAGTTGAGAAG GCTTGCTTCCGGAGCTCGAGTTATAATCCAATCAAAAACCATCTTGTGACACAGCTTCCAATAGCTATCAGAAATCATGTTTCTAGTATATTTACATCAATTTCTATTTTCTTAGAAtcaatagcatgtttggaatgA
- the LOC130748074 gene encoding protein SOSEKI 3-like isoform X3, whose translation MEARVKKYRQLSPERAKVWTEKSPKYHQHRKVPVVYYLCRNRQLEHPHFMEVPLSSPHGLSLRDVIDKLDALRGRGMAAMYSWSCKRSYKNGFVWHDLSEDDIILPAHGNEYVLKGSELFHESNSDGFSPSNNVKTQRLKKLPEPVSSRRNDESSSSSSMNEKETRNSDEDDPSPGKRAGSSDVSPESRAGNRGSLSSQLTDDKIHKTDGFADASTQTEVNISGHEIQKTCTRGVSTEDVSLEPEIEETCQTQVPQVKDNSEICSDTVSPPLSISSPSSSGGKTETLESLIRADASKMNSFRILQGESIAMQTNTRTKASNLLMQLISCGSLSVKNHSLDLIPSSYKARFSHSKFPSPLFSTSAMLGEFDYLAENPKVMGHRSEDKECFSGSLVESKMLKEEDGHNVQKRSSSFSDERTYQELKSQEIAESSSLGNSKRISLKKQPPIESMRSPVSDGSRRNSMDRIGDLFGSKRITEPSSKKIQSKSINSFGEVEKVIRIEES comes from the exons ATGGAAGCAAGAGTGAAGAAGTACCGGCAACTAAGTCCGGAGAGGGCCAAAGTGTGGACGGAGAAGTCACCCAAGTATCACCAGCACCGCAAGGTGCCGGTGGTTTATTATCTTTGCCGGAATAGGCAGCTAGAGCATCCTCATTTCATGGAGGTTCCACTTTCATCACCTCATGGTTTATCCTTGAGAG ATGTGATTGATAAACTTGATGCTTTGAGAGGTAGAGGCATGGCTGCCATGTATTCATGGTCTTGTAAGAG AAGCTACAAGAACGGATTTGTGTGGCATGATCTCTCTGAAGATGATATAATTCTACCTGCACATGGAAATGAGTATGTCCTCAAAGGTTCAGAGCTATTTCACGAATCGAATTCAG ATGGTTTCAGTCCCAGTAACAATGTGAAAACACAGAGGCTGAAGAAGTTACCGGAGCCAGTTTCTTCTAGGAGAAATGATgaatcttcctcctcttctagCATGAATGAGAAAGAGACTAGAAACTCCGATGAAGATGATCCTTCCCCGGGAAAACGCGCTGGTTCCTCCGATGTTTCTCCAGAATCTAGAGCTGGAAACAGAGGTTCTCTAAGTTCACAATTGACAGATGACAAAATCCACAAGACTGATGGGTTTGCAGATGCTTCAACCCAAACAGAAGTCAATATTAGTGGACACGAAATCCAGAAAACTTGTACTAGGGGTGTATCAACTGAGGATGTATCATTAGAACCTGAAATCGAAGAAACATGTCAAACCCAAGTGCCACAAGTCAAAGATAATTCAGAAATCTGTAGCGATACTGTTTCTCCACCTCTCTCAATTTCTAGTCCATCCTCTTCTGGAGGGAAGACTGAAACTTTAGAATCCCTGATTAGAGCCGATGCGAGTAAAATGAACAGCTTTAGGATCCTACAAGGGGAGAGCATTGCAATGCAGACCAACACAAGGACGAAGGCCTCAAATTTGCTGATGCAACTGATCTCGTGCGGATCTTTATCAGTGAAAAACCACAGTTTGGACCTTATTCCTTCTTCCTATAAGGCGAGGTTTTCACATTCAAAATTCCCCTCCCCATTGTTCTCAACATCTGCTATGTTGGGGGAATTTGATTACCTAGCAGAGAATCCAAAGGTGATGGGCCACAGATCGGAAGACAAAGAATGTTTTAGTGGGAGCTTAGTTGAGTCTAAAATGCTGAAGGAAGAGGATGGACATAATGTTCAGAAACGCTCTTCTTCTTTCAGTGATGAGAG GACATATCAAGAGCTGAAATCACAAGAAATAGCGGAATCATCATCCTTAGGAAATTCTAAACGCATTTCATTGAAGAAACAGCCACCAATTGAATCAATGAGATCTCCTGTTTCTGATGGATCAAGAAGAAACTCCATGGATAGAATTGGTGACTTGTTCGGCAGCAAAAGAATCACTGAACCTTCATCAAAGAAAATTCAATCTAAGAGTATAAACTCATTTGGTGAAGTTGAGAAGGTGATCAGAATAGAGGAAAGTTAA
- the LOC130749576 gene encoding transcription factor FER-LIKE IRON DEFICIENCY-INDUCED TRANSCRIPTION FACTOR-like, whose protein sequence is MDAMDAPQDTLGYINNDFELHDFIDDPNFDQFINLIRGENEDAICNFGSDFINDCFIDNNQLLPNHDGIPFGPSNNSNFVNVYDPISFSCFDGVVKGEGEENDGGDSSTTTTTTTNSGSGSADDDAQPKAKSDRSKTLICERRRRGRMKEKLYALRSLVPNITKMDKASIIGDAVSYVHDLQAQAKKLKAEVAGLEASLLVSENYQGSINNRIKNVQVTNNNNPISKKIMQVDMFQVEERGYYVKIVCNKGAGVAVSLYRAIESLAGFNVRNTNLATVCDSFVLTFTMNVKGSEPEINLPNLKLWVTGALLNQGFEFMASFDV, encoded by the exons ATGGATGCAATGGATGCTCCCCAGGACACACTTGGGTACATCAATAACGATTTTGAGCTGCATGACTTCATTGACGATCCAAACTTCGATCAGTTTATCAATTTGATTCGAGGGGAGAATGAAGATGCCATATGCAACTTCGGTTCTGATTTTATCAACGATTGTTTCATTGATAATAATCAGCTTCTTCCAAATCATGATGGAATCCCGTTTGGTCCGAGCAATAATAGTAATTTTGTGAATGTCTATGATCCAATAAGCTTCTCTTGTTTTGATGGGGTGGTGaagggagaaggagaagagaatgATGGAGGAGATTCTTCCACTAcgacaaccaccaccaccaattcTGGGAGTGGGAGTGCTGATGATGATGCCCAACCGAAGGCGAAAAGCGATAGGTCCAAGACTCTCATTTGTGAGAGGAGAAGGAGAGGTAGAATGAAGGAGAAGCTTTATGCTTTGCGTTCTTTGGTTCCAAACATAACTAAG ATGGATAAGGCCTCTATAATTGGAGATGCAGTTTCATACGTGCATGACCTTCAAGCACAAGCAAAGAAGCTGAAGGCTGAGGTTGCAGGACTTGAAGCATCCTTATTAGTGTCTGAAAATTACCAAGGATCAATTAACAACCGCATTAAGAATGTTCAagtcaccaacaacaacaatccaATCAGCAAGAAAATCATGCAG GTGGACATGTTTCAAGTGGAGGAGAGAGGGTATTATGTGAAAATAGTGTGCAATAAAGGAGCAGGGGTGGCTGTTTCTCTGTACAGAGCTATTGAGTCTCTTGCAGGATTCAATGTTCGCAATACAAACTTAGCCACAGTTTGTGACAGTTTTGTGCTTACATTTACAATGAAT GTGAAAGGTTCTGAGCCAGAAATTAACCTTCCTAATTTGAAGCTGTGGGTGACCGGAGCTCTTCTGAACCAAGGCTTTGAATTCATGGCATCCTTTGATGTTTGA